In Paracoccus jeotgali, the following are encoded in one genomic region:
- a CDS encoding DUF2190 family protein, which yields MKNFVARGDAITITAGAHIASGAGVLIGSLFGIAAGTIANGAEGVINLTGVYDLPKAASQAWTVGAKVYWDATAKNCTTTATSNTLIGLAVLAVGGTAGETIGRVRLNGTAA from the coding sequence ATGAAAAACTTCGTTGCGCGTGGTGACGCGATCACCATTACCGCCGGCGCTCACATCGCGTCGGGCGCGGGCGTCCTGATCGGCAGCCTCTTCGGCATCGCAGCCGGCACTATCGCCAACGGCGCCGAAGGCGTCATCAATCTCACCGGCGTCTACGATCTGCCGAAGGCCGCCAGCCAGGCATGGACGGTCGGTGCGAAGGTCTATTGGGACGCCACCGCGAAGAACTGCACCACAACCGCGACCAGCAACACGCTGATCGGCCTCGCCGTGCTCGCGGTCGGCGGCACCGCCGGCGAGACCATCGGCCGGGTGCGGCTG